In Necator americanus strain Aroian chromosome IV, whole genome shotgun sequence, the following proteins share a genomic window:
- a CDS encoding hypothetical protein (NECATOR_CHRIV.G14788.T1): MNAEENSANVCLFMLEYGPRRRLAMRIPSQVHPGRCKGNAPGSIAAEEVCLCICGNKIHIQHSACVARSAGDFNQEKTKLRRQLQQDRDNEWTSRAVKFEKAWEDSNPRKAYALIKQYSGKMKRCSHVLSTANGVAVGEATLPIWKEHFKTLLNRLAPSAPELEHVHRLTYAVNEEPPTESEVLVCIQKMKNGKSGGDDGIRAEMLKYLSPSGIREMTKIIRSIWINEKIPDSWRHTITIPLHKRLSVTDPRKYRGISLLRIMYKVLERNILDRLIKHREETTRDEQAGFRPGRSTIDQVFIVRRVIEIWRRYSKPMQLAFLDFEAAFDSPRRGLLLNVFRADGVPGKFACLLDDMNQRTTAAVRTPAGCTTPFEVVNWSKTRGGGRTLLVQFRHRQHYANNSRPVSCRHCLSTIRVPLD, translated from the coding sequence atgaatgcagaagaaaattccgccaacgtgtgtctattcatgttggagtacggaccacgAAGAAggttagcgatgcggattccttcacaagtgcatccaggacgctgcaagggaaacgctcccggttctattgccgcggaagaagtttgcctttgcatctgcggaaacaaaatccacatacaacaTTCTgcatgtgtcgcgcgcagcgctggtgacttcaaccaggaaaaaacgaagctgcgtcgtcaactgcaacaagaccgcgataacgagtggacgtcaagggCGGtgaagtttgagaaggcgtgggaggacagtaacccgcggaaagcctacgctctaataaaacagtatagcggcaaaatgaaaagatgttcccatgtcctcagcactgctaatggggtagctgtcggtgaagcaacccttccaatttggaaggaacacttcaagaccttgctgaaccggctagcaccatcagctcctgaactcgaacacgttcatagactgacatatgcggttaacgaggagccaccgaccgagtcggaggtcctggtctgtattcagaaaatgaagaatggaaaatctggtggagacgacgggattagagcagaaatgctaaaatatctttctccgtctgggattcgtgagatgacaaagatcatccgttcaatatggataaacgaaaagatacctgattcgtggagacacacTATCacaattcccctccacaagaggTTATCCGTTACGGACCCAAGGAagtatcgaggaatctctttgctgcgtattatgtacaaggtactggagcgcaatatcctggaccgactcattaaacatcgcgaagaaacaacgcgcgacgagcaagctggctttcgtcctggccgatctacgattgaccaggtgttcatcgtcaggagagtgatcgaaatctggcggcggtattcgaagccaatgcaactagcgtttctggactttgaagccgcgttcgactctcctcgcCGAGGCCTTCTTCTCAACGTGTTTCGCGctgatggagtaccaggaaagttcgcttgcttgcttgatgacatgaatcaacgaacaactgctgcagttcgaacaccagctggatgtacaacaccgtttgaagtggtgaactggagtaagacaaggggcggtgGTAGGACCCttcttgttcaatttcgccatcgacaaCATTATGCGAACAACAGTCGACCAGtatcctgccgacattgtcttagcaccatcagggtgccccttgactga
- a CDS encoding hypothetical protein (NECATOR_CHRIV.G14789.T1) yields MERLDCTERKLLRRLLGYFWPRVCHNEDLYAEIDVVYRRMARRRYQHLAPPSKAAKVNRLRFFDHILRRPADRLVQRVLKSSSGSSWKKPPGRKRKFWTEVVKEDLRTLGVDRQFRRDVRFRRTWNSDEWVDSVQVLSEDREGWAELCLRMAHLGEDAGNRIRR; encoded by the coding sequence atggagaggcttgactgcacggaacgaaagctgcttagacggctacttggctacttttggcctagggtatgccacaatgaagatctttacgcagaaattgatgtggtttaccGGCGGATGGCACGtagaagatatcaacatcttgcaccgccttcgaaagcggctaaagtaaatcgtcttcgcttctttgatcatatattaaggagaccggcagatcgccttgtccaacgagttctgaagagttcgtcgggttcgagctggaagaagccacctggccgaaaacggaagttctggactgaagtGGTAAaggaggacctgaggacactcggcgtggataggcagttcaggcgagacgtaaggtttcgcagaacatggaatagcgacgaatgggttgattctgtgcaagttctctcagaagatcgagaaggttgggcagagctgtgtttaaggatggcacacctcggcgaagatgcgggtaatcgcatcaggcgatga